The Pararoseomonas sp. SCSIO 73927 sequence TCCCGGCCGACGCGGCGCGGACGGTCGCCGAGTGGGAGAACCAAGGAAAGACGGTAGTCGTCGTCTCCGTGGACGGCACCCATACCGGCCTGATCGCGGTGCGCGACGAGCCCCGGCCGGACGCGGCCGCAGGCATCCGGGCGCTCGACGCCCTCGGCGTCGAGGCCGTCATGCTGACCGGCGACAACATCCGCACGGGTCAGGCCATCGCCGGGGCGCTCGGCCTCAAGGTGAAAGCGGGGCTGCTGCCGGAGGACAAGCTGCGGGAGATCGGCGCCCTCAAGGAAAAGGCGCCCGTGGCCATGGTCGGTGACGGCATCAACGACGCGCCCGCGCTCGCAGCTGCCTCAGTCGGCATTGCCATGGGCGGCGGGACCGACGTGGCCCTGGAGACGGCCGACGCGGCGCTGCTGAACAGCCGCGTCGTGGATGTGGCCGCCCTGGTCGGGCTGTCGCGCGCGACGCTCTCCAATATCCACCAGAACGTGGCCATCGCCCTCGGCTTGAAGGCGGTCTTCCTGGTGACGACGGTGGTCGGCATCACCGGCCTCTGGCCCGCCGTGCTGGCCGACACCGGCGCGACGGTGCTGGTAACCCTCAACGCCCTGCGCCTGCTCGGATACCGCTTCAAGAGCGTGGCGCATGGCTGAGGTCCTGCCTAGCGCGCGCCTCGCCTGGACCTGGGGCGCGGCGACGGCCGCGCTGGCCTTCGCGCTGGACCAAGCGACGAAGTGGTGGGTGCTGGCCCATCTCATGGATCCGCCCCGCGTCATCCCCATCACCCCGTTCTTCAACCTGGTGCTGGGATGGAACCGGGGCGTCAGCTTCGGTCTGCTGTCGGCGGACCACCCCGCGACGCCCTGGCTCCTGTCCTCCCTCGCGCTCGCCGTCGTCGTGGGCCTCGTCGTCTGGACGACGCGCGACCGGCGGCCGGGGATGGCGGCCTCGGTCGGGTTCATCGTCGGAGGCGCCCTGGGCAACGTCGTCGACCGGCTGCGGCACGGTGCCGTGACGGACTTCCTGGACTTCCACGTGGCTGGCTACCACTGGCCCGCCTTCAACCTCGCCGACACCGCGATCTTCGTCGGCGTCGCGCTCCTGCTCCTCGTCGGCGGGAGGCGCGACCCGGCGGGCGCGCCGACCTCCGCGGCGCGACCCTGAGGGCGGGACCGCCGTGAACCCGCTCCTCCAGATGTCCGGCCTCCTGACAGCCTTCCTGGCCGGGATGGTCTCGTTCCTCTCGCCCTGCGTGCTGCCGCTGGTGCCCGGCTACGTCTCCTACGTCGCCGGTCGCTCGGTCGCCGCCGAACGCGCGGCGCCCGGTCGCCTCGCCACGGTCGGCCTCGGCCTCTGCTTCGTTCTGGGCTTCGCGACCGTCTTCGTGGCGATGGGCGCGGGCGCCTCGGCGCTGAGCCAAGCCCTGCTGCGCTACCGCTACGAGGCCGGGATCGTGGGCGGCGTGGTGGTCATCCTGTTCGGCCTCATGACCGCGGGCGTCCTGCGGCTGATGCCGCTGCAACGCGACCTCCGCTTCATGCCGACCCTCAGCGGCGGCACGCCGCTCTCCGCCTATGTGCTCGGGCTGGCCTTCGCCTTTGGCTGGACGCCCTGCATCGGGCCGGTGCTCGGCGCCATCCTGGCGCTGACCGCCACCAGCGAGATCAGCCACCTCGGCATCGTGCTCCTGGCCACCTACGCAGCTGGGCTGGGCGTGCCCTTCCTGCTGGTCGCCGCCTTCGCGGACGCCTTCCTGCGCGGCCCGTTCCGCGGGCTGCGGCGCCTCGGCCGTGTTCTTCAGATCGTAGCGGGTGGCGTCATGGTAGTGATGGGGGCGGCCATGATCACGGGCCACCTGACCGACTTCGCCATCCTGATGCTTGAGCTCTTCCCGGGGCTCGGACGCATAGGATGAGCGACGACGACGATCTGCCCCGGGACCTTGGCCACATCACGCCCGCCTATCGCCGGGCGCTCTGGATCGTCGTGGGCCTCAACGTCGGCTACGGCCTTGTGGAGATGGTCGGCGGCTTCGTCTCCGGCAGCCAGGCGTTGAAGGCGGACGCTCTCGACTTCCTTGGCGACGGCCTGATCAGCTTCCTCGGCCTGCTGGCCATCGGCTGGAGCCTCGCTTGGCGCGCCCGGTCAGCCCTCATCCAGGGACTGTTCCTCGCGGCGCTCGGCTTGGGCGTGCTCGCCACCACTGGCTACCGAGTGCTGGTGCTGAACCAGCCCGAGGCCGAACTGATGGGCCTCTTCGGCACCGTCGCGCTGGTGGTCAACGTCGCCTCCGCGGCGGTGCTCATCCCGCACCGGGAGGGTGACGCCAATGTCCGGGCTGTCTGGCTATTCAGCCGCAACGACGCTATCGGGAACCTCGCCGTAGTGGTCGCGGCGGGCCTTGTCTGGTGGACCGGAACTGCTTGGCCGGATCTCGCCGTGGCCGTCGTCATCGCCGGGCTTTTCCTGCAATCGGCATGGTCGATCGTCCGTGATGCCAGGACGGATCTGCGAAAGACGAACCAGCCGCAAGGTCCTGTCGCGTGAAGGGTTGGATAGGACAGGCGGGCAGGGCAAAAGATTGCCATTCGGTAATCTATGTGCGATATGCGAGTAATTCTCAGTTAGGTTCCCTCGCCAGCATCTCGCTCTACTGTCCCCCGTCCCCGCCTCGGAGAATCGTAGCCCTGGGAGCTCCAGGGCATGACGCAGCATCCAGCGCCGCCTCGTCCGAGCAACGACCTCTTCGACCTCCCCCAAGACCAGCAGGACCTCACAGCATGCGACGCTTCCGGACGCATCCCCGCGAAGCAACCCTCGGCATCCTCGCCGCTAGTTCGCTGATGCTCGCCGCGGGAGGGGTGCTGGCGCAGTCCCCGTTCACCGCAGTCGACACGGCAGCCGAGGCGCAGGTCCGCTTCGCCGCCGTGGAGCATGGCAGGCCCATCCTGCCCGGCAGTGAGGTGGCGGTGTCTGGCCAGGGCTTCCGTCCCGGGCAGAAGGTCACGCTGCTCTACGGCACCACGACCCTGCCCGTTGGAACGTTGGAAGCCGACCGGGAGGGCAAGGTCACGGCCCGCATCACGGTTCCCGCCGATGCCGTCGTGGGCAGCCACCCCATCGTGGTGGTCGCCCAAGGGCCGTACAGCGTGACGCTTGCCTCGCTGAAAATCTCGCCCAACATCCCACTCTCTGGTGAGGGTGCCTACGAGACCCGCGAGGCCCGGGTGGCCCGCGGCCTGTACCAGTCCACCTACAGCGCTCGGAACAACGCGCTGTTCGTAACCTCGGCGGTCGGCCGCCCGCCAGTACGACAGTCCGAGCTGCTACGGCTGAACCCGGACACGCTCGAGGTGGTCGCGCGGATCACGCCGCAGGCCGCACCGGCGCGGCAGGGGGGAGGCGAGGCGGGTGTCCTCGCCGTGTACGGCGTCGGCGTCGACGACGCCAACGACACGGTGTGGGTCACCAACACCCGCCAGGACACTGTGGCGGTGTA is a genomic window containing:
- the lspA gene encoding signal peptidase II, with the protein product MAEVLPSARLAWTWGAATAALAFALDQATKWWVLAHLMDPPRVIPITPFFNLVLGWNRGVSFGLLSADHPATPWLLSSLALAVVVGLVVWTTRDRRPGMAASVGFIVGGALGNVVDRLRHGAVTDFLDFHVAGYHWPAFNLADTAIFVGVALLLLVGGRRDPAGAPTSAARP
- a CDS encoding cytochrome c biogenesis CcdA family protein — its product is MSGLLTAFLAGMVSFLSPCVLPLVPGYVSYVAGRSVAAERAAPGRLATVGLGLCFVLGFATVFVAMGAGASALSQALLRYRYEAGIVGGVVVILFGLMTAGVLRLMPLQRDLRFMPTLSGGTPLSAYVLGLAFAFGWTPCIGPVLGAILALTATSEISHLGIVLLATYAAGLGVPFLLVAAFADAFLRGPFRGLRRLGRVLQIVAGGVMVVMGAAMITGHLTDFAILMLELFPGLGRIG
- a CDS encoding cation diffusion facilitator family transporter; this encodes MSDDDDLPRDLGHITPAYRRALWIVVGLNVGYGLVEMVGGFVSGSQALKADALDFLGDGLISFLGLLAIGWSLAWRARSALIQGLFLAALGLGVLATTGYRVLVLNQPEAELMGLFGTVALVVNVASAAVLIPHREGDANVRAVWLFSRNDAIGNLAVVVAAGLVWWTGTAWPDLAVAVVIAGLFLQSAWSIVRDARTDLRKTNQPQGPVA